In the Candidatus Poseidoniia archaeon genome, CGGGCTGGTCCTTGACTCGTGACATCCCTAATGAAGAGCTTGTCGAACTCTGGCGTTCGTTCTTTCAGGACACCCGTTTCCGGCCGGTCGACAGCAACGGTGTGCGCGCCCAGATACCGCGCTGCCCCGCCTGTAGTGGCAGCAGTGATGGGGGGCGCAAGTGCCCGGTCTGCGGCGGCAGCGGTGTCGATCTGGAGCGGGTGCCGACCTATGGTGACCAGATTGAATCTGTGGCGCAGGTCTATCCCAAGGGCGACAAAGCAGTCTTCGTCACATGGGAAGATGTTACCGACTTCCACCCGCGGCTCTCGAATAACCTGCTCTGGAACCTCGAGAACACACTGAAGGCAGCGCGCGAAGTTGTCAAGGAATTCGTCAGCGACGAGGCGCAGGAGCGCGTGCGCGAAGAGCATCGCACTGATATTACGCTAGACGTTGCGCCGCTCGAAATCCCGGACCAGCTCTATCAGGAGGAAATCCGGGACCTGCGCAAGGAACACCTCTACCGCATGGTCAAGGTGCGGGGGCTGGTGCGCAAGTCACTGCCGGTCCGCCCGCGCATGGAGGTGGGGCTTTTCGAGTGCAACTGGGAGCGGCACCGGCAGCGCGTCATTCAGGATTTCTTCACGCTGCGCGAGCCGAACAAGTGCATCGGGGAGGGATGCAAGTGCACCGAGTTCCAGCTGCGCGAGGAGCAGTCGCAGTTCATCGACTCGCACAAGCTGGAGCTGCAGGAGTTCCCCGAGGACCTCCCGCCCGGCGCACAGCCGGAACGGCTGACGATTTTCGTCGAGAGCTCACTCGCGGCGCAGGCGCGTCCCGGCGACCGGATTGCGGTCGTAGGAGTGATGCGGACCCGCGCGCAGTATACCGGGCGACGGGCGCGGACCGAGTTCGATGTCTACCTCTACGCGCACTCGATTGACGAGCGCGAAGCGGAAGTCGAGAACCTCGAGCCGACCGAGGAGGAGATGGAGCAAATCCTCGAGCTGTCACGCCACCCCGACCTGCGCGAGCGCATCATCAACTCGATAGCACCCTCGATTTACGGCATGAAGTGGCAAAAAGAGGCGATTGCGATGCAGCTCTTCGGCGGCGTCGACAAGCATCTTCCTGATGGCGCCCGCATACGCGGCGACATCCACGTGCTGATGATGGGCGACCCCGGCGTCGCCAAGTCGCAGCTACTGCGGGCAGCCGCGCGGCTGGCACCGCGCGGGGTGATGGCGACCGGGAAATCCTCCTCGGCGGCCGGCCTCACCGCGGCGGCGGTGCGCGACGAGTTTGGCGAAGGGCGCTGGACGCTCGAGGCGGGGACGCTGGTGCTGGCCTCGGGCGGGCTGGCGTGTATTGACGAAATTGACAAGATGGATGAGAATGACCGCTCGGCGATGCACGAGGCGATGGAGCAGCAGACGGTGACTATTGCCAAGGCCGGCATCAACGCACAGTTGCACGCGAAGTGTTCATTACTCGCGGCAGCCAATCCCAAGCGGAGCCGCTTCGACATGACGCGGCCGCTGCCGGGGCAGGTGAATATGCCCGTGACGCTGCTGAGCCGTTTCGACATCTTTTTTATAATCGTCGACCAGCCCGACCCAAAACGCGATGCCGAACTGGCGACGCGAATTCTCGAGTCGCACCGCGCCGGTGAGATTATTGGCAGCGGCGAGGACACCGAGCTGGAAGAACGCGAGCTTCAGCCGGCGATTTTGCGCGAACTGCTGCGGCTCTATGTCGGCTACGCGCGCAAACTGCGGCCAGTGATGACGCCGCAGGCGCAGCAGAAGCTGAAGGACCACTACACCTCGATGCGCAAGTCTTACCAGCAGCGCGGCGAGGAAGAAGAGCAGGTGTTTCCGATTACCCCGCGGCAGCTGGAATCGCTAATCCGGCTGGCCGAGGCGGACGCGCGCATGCACCTTTCGCACACTGTCGGGCCAGAGAACGCCGACCGCGCCATCGAGATGCTGACACTGTTCCTCACCATCACACTCCACGGCGATATCGACATGGCCTTCACCGGCCTGACCGCGAAGGAGCGAAAGCAGAAGGAGGACCCGCTGGCGATGATTGTGCGCTTCATCCGCAAGGGAGGCGATGAAGGCACTGACGAGCTGGAAGTCCTCGACCTGCTCGAAGAACAGGGGTTCTCGCGCACAGACTGCGAAAAATACCTCCAGCAGCTAAGCAAGGACGGGCGTATCTTCTCGCCCGCCCATGGTCGCTGGCGCATCGCGTGAGCCGCTTCCCGCGCGCGCGCCTCGACCGGCTGCTGCGCGCGATTCCCGGCTTCCCCGACCCGCAGCGCGAGCTGGAGCAGTACCCGACGCCGGCAGAGGGCGCGCTCGAGCTGCTCGAGCGCGTCTGGCAGAGGGGCGACCTCGCAGGAAGCGTTGCCGACCTCGGCTGTGGCACTGGCCGACTGGCGCTCGGCGCGGCGTTCCTCGGCGCCGAAGTCACGGGCGTGGAGCTGGACGACACCGCGCTAGCGGTCGCGCGCGAGGCGGCGGCCGACGCGGGGCTGGCGGTGGAGTGGCGCTGCGAGCCAGTCGAGAACTGGACGCAAGGCGTCGAGACGGTCATCATGAACCCCCCGTGGGGTGCGCAGCGGCCGGGCGCCGACCGGCCGTTCCTGCGCGCTGCGCTGGCGACCGCCGGCAGCGTCTGGTCGCTCCAGCCGGCGGTCAGCGACCGCTTCCTGCGCCGCTACGTCGAGCAGCTCGGCGGTGCCGTCGCGGACGCGTGGCCTGTTGACCTGGAGCTGGAGCGGACCATGCCGTACCACACGCGCGAGCGGAAAACGGTCGAGGGAACCCTTTATCACCTGCACCCGGTCGGCGCGCGATGAGCCTGACACTGCCGGGAGACCGACTTGCGAGTGCAATGGAATACATGCCCGGACCGGGCGTCTACGAGCGCGACGGCGAGCTTTTCGCCGCGCTGACCGGCGAACTGGTGCGCGACGAGGAACACACCGAGCTGCGGGTGAAACCGGTGGTCTCGGTGCCGCTCGAAATCCACACCGGCGACCGGGTGCTGGGGCGCATCCAGTCACTGCGCGAAAAGATGGCGACGATCGAGGTCGTGCGCGTCAAGGGCAAATCACGGCAAGTCGGCACGTGGGTCATGGGGTCGCTGCACGTCGCGCGCATGTCCGAGGATTACGTTTCCAACACCAATGACGTCTACAGCGTCAACGACCTTGTTCAGGCGCGGGTTGACGAAACCAGGCCGGCGCTGAAGCTCAACACCAAGTCTGGCAGTGATGGGGTTGTCGGCGCGCGCTGTAGCGGCTGCCGCGACCACCTGAAAATGGTCGACGGCGAGCTCTTCTGCGGCGAGTGTCGCAAGACGGAAGCGCGCAAGCTCTCCAGCGAGTATGGGCAGGTCCAGCTGTAGCACCCTGCTGCTGCTCGCGCTATTCCTGCTCCCGGCTGCCACAGGCGAACTCGATGCGAGCGCCAACGGCGAGGCACGGCTGCTGCTGGTAGACTCGGGCGCCAGCGTCGAGTTTGTCGCAGTGGTGCCGGCCAACACCAGCGTCAAATGGGACTTCAGCCGTCACCCGGCGGAGAACGGCAGCCGCTATAATTACTCGGCCAGCTCGACGCAGGTGCTTCACGCCGCGGGGGCGTACAACGTCACCTGCACTGCCACTTACAGCGACGGCAACGTCGAGCAGCAGCAGTTGTGGGTCATCGTCAGCTGGGAGGAGCCACTGGACGAGCCGGACGCTAACCGCCCGCTATTCATCGCGCTGGCGGGCAGCGAGCTATTCATGGGCGGCTGGCTGCTGCTGATTACATGGCGGCTGCGGGAAGAGAAGTCCTACCTCTAGCGCCGCCTGCGCGCTGCCAGCCCGAGGCCAGCCAGTGCTGCCAGCAGGCCGGGGCCGGGAATCCCGCCGCCGCTACCGTCGCTGTCGTCACCATCACCGCCAGCATCACCACCTCCACTACCCCCACCAGACTTGGTGACGGTAACCGTAGTGGTGTAGAAATCGCGGCTCTGGTCAAAAGACGTTCCGTCTGACCACCAAACAGTGATATCTAGGTTGTAGGCGCCTTTGGCATCGAAGCTGATTGTGACCGTACGGTCCTGCGTCGTCGTGATGTCACCGTCAATGTTGATTTCGAACTCCTCCACCGGACCCGTAGTCCCGGTCAGGTCAATCGTGATATCCTCACCTATAGCTGCGTTGAGAGGTGAGACTGAGACGTCAAAATATTTTTCGGCGATTATGTCCAGCTCCTTGACCGTGAAACTGGCGCTGGCGTTCGCCTGCAACCCACCGTCATCGGTCACGGTCAGCATCACGGTGTGTGCGCCGGTGATGTTGCTACTGACGGTCGCGTTCTGCGTGGTCGCGACGACGACCCCGTCGAGCTGCCATTCCCAGCCTGCGATGTGACCCTCAGCGTCGCTACCACTTCCGCTGAGCGTAACTGGTGCATCAACCTCTACTTCGGCAAGCGAGAGCGATATTATGGCGGTGGGCGGCGTGTTGGTGACAGTCCTGAACGAACGTGTGTTGTTGCCGCTCCAGGCGCCGTCATTGTCCATTACCTGTAACCTCACCGTCCCGTCGCGCGGTGCGTCGAAGCTGGTGGTCCAGTCAGCAGTAGTAGCAATCAGTACGCCATCGAACCACCAGCGCCACCCCTCGATAACTCCGTCGGAATCGCTCGAGCTGGCGCTGCTGAAGGTTATATCGAAGAACTGATAATATTCTGGCACGAAACTGCTGCCGGGGAGGGGGTCAGGCGATATGGTGATGGTCGCCACTGGCGGTTCATTAGGTGGACCGACCGAGAAATCCTCGGATACCCACGAAGACACCGTGCCGTTGGTGTCTATAATACGGAACCACGCCTCGTAACCTGCAGCTTCACCGTCTTCGCCTTCTGTCAGATTGTCGACCATAACTGTCTTGCCATAAAGTGTAAAGAGCGTCAAGCCGTTGGTACCCGAGCGGATATCCCAGCGATACTCGTCACACTCTTCCTCCGCACCACTGGACCCGGTGCAGTGCCCACTGAAGGTAATTATGTCTCCGACCTTGGCAGGGCTGGGATCAATCGAGTCAATGTGCGCCAGCGGAATCGGTGGCATAATCTGGAAAGGCTCCTGTGCTGGTTCACTACGCAGGCCTTCATTGTCCTCAACAATCAGCTCCATGGTGTGATTCCCAACGCTGATGCCACTGTCAGCGAATGTCATTTCGTCGCTGTAGTATGCCCCGTCCAGATACCACTCGTAGGCGACAATACTGGTGGCGGGATCGTAATAGGTACCTGAACCAAGGAAATTGATTTCTTCACCTTGATGGGCTTCGGGCGGGTTTATACTGATGCTTGCATCCGGGTTGCGCGGCGGCGGTCCAGTCACGTTGAGCCAACTCTCGTTCTTCACGCTCCACTCACCGCCGGCCTTCACCTGTAGCGTAATTGTGTGGTTGCCTTGGCTGAACTCACCTGACTGACGCTGGAAGCTTAGATCAGAAAACTCGGAGCCGCTATGAATGACAACATCAATTGATGAATTCCAGTAAACGAACTCGAGTTGATCGTCATCTCCGTCGGAAAACTGTCCATCGAAATTAATTGGAGTGCTGGAATCTTTATTGACCTCCTGCGGGTCAATCTGTAAAATGGTGGCCTCAGGGGCAGCCGCCTCGGAACCGGCGGCGAGAAACAGTGCGAGCCCCAGCAGGGACAGCACGAGCACGTCATGGCGCATCCGCCGCCGTGAGCCTGCCGGATAAATAACGGTTCCCTCCGCGCCGAACGCCCCGCCAGCGACCCCGCAAGGCACTGCGGCAGGCGCCGCAGTCGCGGCTTCGACAGGCGACCCCCAGACGGCGCTAATCCTCGCGTTCATCGTCCTGCCGGCGGTCGGTGTGGTGCACCGGGAACATCAGCTCGCCCAGCGTCGGCCGCTGTCCGCCGCGCTTCCGCGCCGCGTAGCGCAGCACTGCCCAGCCGGCCGCGACGCCGAGGGCGACCCCGGCCACCGCGAGCCAGCTCATCAGTAATCGGG is a window encoding:
- a CDS encoding exosome complex RNA-binding protein Csl4; translation: MSLTLPGDRLASAMEYMPGPGVYERDGELFAALTGELVRDEEHTELRVKPVVSVPLEIHTGDRVLGRIQSLREKMATIEVVRVKGKSRQVGTWVMGSLHVARMSEDYVSNTNDVYSVNDLVQARVDETRPALKLNTKSGSDGVVGARCSGCRDHLKMVDGELFCGECRKTEARKLSSEYGQVQL
- a CDS encoding PKD domain-containing protein → MRHDVLVLSLLGLALFLAAGSEAAAPEATILQIDPQEVNKDSSTPINFDGQFSDGDDDQLEFVYWNSSIDVVIHSGSEFSDLSFQRQSGEFSQGNHTITLQVKAGGEWSVKNESWLNVTGPPPRNPDASISINPPEAHQGEEINFLGSGTYYDPATSIVAYEWYLDGAYYSDEMTFADSGISVGNHTMELIVEDNEGLRSEPAQEPFQIMPPIPLAHIDSIDPSPAKVGDIITFSGHCTGSSGAEEECDEYRWDIRSGTNGLTLFTLYGKTVMVDNLTEGEDGEAAGYEAWFRIIDTNGTVSSWVSEDFSVGPPNEPPVATITISPDPLPGSSFVPEYYQFFDITFSSASSSDSDGVIEGWRWWFDGVLIATTADWTTSFDAPRDGTVRLQVMDNDGAWSGNNTRSFRTVTNTPPTAIISLSLAEVEVDAPVTLSGSGSDAEGHIAGWEWQLDGVVVATTQNATVSSNITGAHTVMLTVTDDGGLQANASASFTVKELDIIAEKYFDVSVSPLNAAIGEDITIDLTGTTGPVEEFEINIDGDITTTQDRTVTISFDAKGAYNLDITVWWSDGTSFDQSRDFYTTTVTVTKSGGGSGGGDAGGDGDDSDGSGGGIPGPGLLAALAGLGLAARRRR
- a CDS encoding ATP-binding protein, whose protein sequence is MTRDIPNEELVELWRSFFQDTRFRPVDSNGVRAQIPRCPACSGSSDGGRKCPVCGGSGVDLERVPTYGDQIESVAQVYPKGDKAVFVTWEDVTDFHPRLSNNLLWNLENTLKAAREVVKEFVSDEAQERVREEHRTDITLDVAPLEIPDQLYQEEIRDLRKEHLYRMVKVRGLVRKSLPVRPRMEVGLFECNWERHRQRVIQDFFTLREPNKCIGEGCKCTEFQLREEQSQFIDSHKLELQEFPEDLPPGAQPERLTIFVESSLAAQARPGDRIAVVGVMRTRAQYTGRRARTEFDVYLYAHSIDEREAEVENLEPTEEEMEQILELSRHPDLRERIINSIAPSIYGMKWQKEAIAMQLFGGVDKHLPDGARIRGDIHVLMMGDPGVAKSQLLRAAARLAPRGVMATGKSSSAAGLTAAAVRDEFGEGRWTLEAGTLVLASGGLACIDEIDKMDENDRSAMHEAMEQQTVTIAKAGINAQLHAKCSLLAAANPKRSRFDMTRPLPGQVNMPVTLLSRFDIFFIIVDQPDPKRDAELATRILESHRAGEIIGSGEDTELEERELQPAILRELLRLYVGYARKLRPVMTPQAQQKLKDHYTSMRKSYQQRGEEEEQVFPITPRQLESLIRLAEADARMHLSHTVGPENADRAIEMLTLFLTITLHGDIDMAFTGLTAKERKQKEDPLAMIVRFIRKGGDEGTDELEVLDLLEEQGFSRTDCEKYLQQLSKDGRIFSPAHGRWRIA
- a CDS encoding METTL5 family protein, yielding MSRFPRARLDRLLRAIPGFPDPQRELEQYPTPAEGALELLERVWQRGDLAGSVADLGCGTGRLALGAAFLGAEVTGVELDDTALAVAREAAADAGLAVEWRCEPVENWTQGVETVIMNPPWGAQRPGADRPFLRAALATAGSVWSLQPAVSDRFLRRYVEQLGGAVADAWPVDLELERTMPYHTRERKTVEGTLYHLHPVGAR